In Ignavibacteria bacterium, the sequence GTATTTGTGGTTTTAGCTGTATTTGCAATTACATATTACGCGTCTTATGCCGAGCGGAACAGCATCGGTTACACACCGGAGCAGCCGGTAAAGTTTTCGCATAAATTACACGCAGGAAACATGCAGATAGACTGTAAATACTGTCATACGGCAGTAGATAAATCAAGGAATGCAAGCATTCCGTCGGTTGATATGTGCATGAACTGCCATTCACTCGCAAGAACAGACAGGCCGGAAATCCAGAAGCTTTCGGGTTATTACGTGGATAATAAACCGCTTGAATGGAACAGGATTCATAAGGTACCGCAGTTTGTTTATTTTAATCACAGTTCACATGTGAATAAAAAGATAGACTGTATTAACTGTCATGGAGACGTTGCAAAGATGGAGGTTGCCGGACAGACAAACTCATTTACGATGGGAGCTTGTTTAACCTGTCACAGACAGCCGGAGAAGATGATAAGCAATTATGATGCGATAAAAGAGAACCTTAAAAAGGGACCTGAAAACTGTGCGGCTTGTCACCGATAGAAAGAAATTAACTTTCCAAAGAATAATATAACAATGAAAAATTTTGAGAGTCTTAAAGAGGCAAAACCAAAGTCAGGACTAAAGTCAGGGATTGAAAGAAAGCAATTTATGTATTCAGCAGGTTTGCTGGCATTAGGCGGATTTCTTCTTGCTAAATTTCCAATAAAATTTATATCGAAACGGGCAGAAAATTTATACAGTTCAGAGAAGAAGATTC encodes:
- a CDS encoding cytochrome c3 family protein, which codes for MNKYLLDYNLKVRLPIIVFVVLAVFAITYYASYAERNSIGYTPEQPVKFSHKLHAGNMQIDCKYCHTAVDKSRNASIPSVDMCMNCHSLARTDRPEIQKLSGYYVDNKPLEWNRIHKVPQFVYFNHSSHVNKKIDCINCHGDVAKMEVAGQTNSFTMGACLTCHRQPEKMISNYDAIKENLKKGPENCAACHR